Proteins co-encoded in one Gossypium arboreum isolate Shixiya-1 chromosome 11, ASM2569848v2, whole genome shotgun sequence genomic window:
- the LOC108473958 gene encoding RNA polymerase II transcriptional coactivator KIWI-like isoform X2, with product MSFRGKRKDGEGLASDENEDHAPPNKVSKTFSAVDSDDSDDVVVCEISKNRRVSVRNWNGKIWVDIREFYVKDGKQLPGKKVECST from the exons ATGTCGTTTAGAGGGAAGAGAAAGGATGGAGAGGGTCTCGCTTCCGACGAGAACGAGGATCACGCGCCTCCTAATAAAGTCTCCAAGACTTTTTCTGCAGTCGACTCTGACGATTCCGACGATGTCGTCGTCTGCGAG ATATCCAAGAATAGGAGAGTTTCAGTGAGGAACTGGAATGGCAAGATTTGGGTTGATATTCGTGAATTTTATGTCAAGGATGGTAAACAATTGCCTGGCAAGaaag TGGAATGTTCTACGTGA
- the LOC128284260 gene encoding uncharacterized protein LOC128284260, translated as MSEPDQVASCTYIWAISCILFICVLAGGGCLLCYIFVPEFQSSKLLPVLGFIFISTPWVFWILTAVYRLMSRAFGFRMVFGCLYGNNTAKVASVGDGDAAKDINDIGDAKIVDVNVRTFENEDDGVSQEKENNDKNEKALASSIAA; from the coding sequence ATGTCTGAACCAGATCAAGTTGCTAGCTGCACTTACATATGGGCCATCTCTTGCATCTTGTTTATATGCGTCCTCGCCGGAGGCGGTTGCCTTTTGTGTTATATTTTCGTCCCCGAATTTCAATCCTCAAAATTGCTCCCTGTCCTTGGTTTTATCTTCATTAGCACGCCTTGGGTATTTTGGATCCTAACCGCAGTGTACAGGTTGATGTCGAGGGCATTCGGGTTCAGGATGGTATTTGGTTGCTTATATGGTAATAACACCGCGAAAGTTGCTAGCGTCGGCGACGGCGATGCAGCTAAAGACATTAACGATATCGGAGATGCAAAGATTGTGGATGTGAATGTGAGAACTTTCGAGAATGAAGATGATGGTGTTAgccaagaaaaagaaaacaatgatAAGAATGAAAAGGCCTTGGCCTCATCCATCGCAGCGTGA
- the LOC108470944 gene encoding uncharacterized protein LOC108470944 isoform X2 — protein MEESDKRIGNGGETSSRVSADSPSWLFASRQRFAIQLRPGETTIVSWKRLVKDAQNTSPPLTAPKTEDSMDECFQDSKSTVKQNGLLVNSEKLECINEPVLSVAQQSRKRTKNMAKSQGEKVDGHLPSKHVKVEQGRLNFAATNSLLQEESSVLLQSLADISQHDQKLHKMLNSSVRSSIKKPANIGTKSEHSSQTGISNDDDASISPQNSKDADNYNNVTIHPSNIGNYTNSVATHQNYLEKNYSKQLESPLSELMIDENEEGISAKVEQRERRAAFGELPDLNLPVYPVQPEVLISFHD, from the exons ATGGAAGAAAGTGATAAAAGGATCGGTAATGGTGGGGAAACCTCTTCGAGGGTTTCAGCTGATTCACCCTCTTGGTTGTTTGCTAGCAGGCAAAGGTTCGCCATTCAGCTCAGGCCCGGTGAGACTACGATTGTTTCTTGGAAGAGGCTAGTCAAAGATGCTCAAAACACGTCTCCTCCTTTGACTGCGCCGAAGACCGAAGATTCTATG GATGAATGTTTTCAAGATAGCAAGTCTACAGTTAAACAGAATGGACTACTTGTAAACTCTGAGAAATTGGAATGCAT AAATGAACCTGTATTATCAGTGGCTCAACAATCAAGAAAACGGACTAAAAATATGGCCAAATCTCAAGGAGAGAAAGTTGATGGTCATCTACCAAGTAAACATGTGAAAGTGGAACAGGGGAGGCTAAATTTTGCTGCTACCAACTCTTTGCTTCAAGAAGAATCTTCTGTTCTCTTGCAGAGCTTAGCTGATATTAGTCAACATGATcagaaattgcataaaatgttgAATTCTTCTGTAAGATCTTCAATTAAGAAACCTGCTAACATTGGAACTAAGTCTGAGCACTCGTCACAAACTGGAATCTCAAATGATGATGATGCTTCTATATCTCCACAAAATTCAAAGGATGCTGATAACTATAACAATGTAACCATCCACCCTAGCAATATAGGAAATTATACAAACTCTGTAGCAACACACCAGAATTATCTGGAAAAAAATTATAGTAAACAACTTGAGTCTCCGTTGAGCGAGCTGATGATTGATGAGAATGAGGAAGGAATTTCCGCCAAAGTAGAACAGAGGGAGAGGAGGGCAGCATTTGGTGAACTGCCAGATCTTAATCTTCCTGTTTATCCAGTTCAACCCGAG GTCTTGATCTCATTCCATGATTAA
- the LOC108473958 gene encoding RNA polymerase II transcriptional coactivator KIWI-like isoform X1 codes for MSFRGKRKDGEGLASDENEDHAPPNKVSKTFSAVDSDDSDDVVVCEISKNRRVSVRNWNGKIWVDIREFYVKDGKQLPGKKGISLSLDQWNVLRDHAEAIDKALAENS; via the exons ATGTCGTTTAGAGGGAAGAGAAAGGATGGAGAGGGTCTCGCTTCCGACGAGAACGAGGATCACGCGCCTCCTAATAAAGTCTCCAAGACTTTTTCTGCAGTCGACTCTGACGATTCCGACGATGTCGTCGTCTGCGAG ATATCCAAGAATAGGAGAGTTTCAGTGAGGAACTGGAATGGCAAGATTTGGGTTGATATTCGTGAATTTTATGTCAAGGATGGTAAACAATTGCCTGGCAAGaaag GTATTTCTCTAAGTCTGGACCAG TGGAATGTTCTACGTGATCATGCAGAGGCAATCGATAAGGCACTTGCTGAGAACTCGTAG
- the LOC108470944 gene encoding uncharacterized protein LOC108470944 isoform X1 yields MEESDKRIGNGGETSSRVSADSPSWLFASRQRFAIQLRPGETTIVSWKRLVKDAQNTSPPLTAPKTEDSMDECFQDSKSTVKQNGLLVNSEKLECINEPVLSVAQQSRKRTKNMAKSQGEKVDGHLPSKHVKVEQGRLNFAATNSLLQEESSVLLQSLADISQHDQKLHKMLNSSVRSSIKKPANIGTKSEHSSQTGISNDDDASISPQNSKDADNYNNVTIHPSNIGNYTNSVATHQNYLEKNYSKQLESPLSELMIDENEEGISAKVEQRERRAAFGELPDLNLPVYPVQPEVSNCISKFQQHTRT; encoded by the exons ATGGAAGAAAGTGATAAAAGGATCGGTAATGGTGGGGAAACCTCTTCGAGGGTTTCAGCTGATTCACCCTCTTGGTTGTTTGCTAGCAGGCAAAGGTTCGCCATTCAGCTCAGGCCCGGTGAGACTACGATTGTTTCTTGGAAGAGGCTAGTCAAAGATGCTCAAAACACGTCTCCTCCTTTGACTGCGCCGAAGACCGAAGATTCTATG GATGAATGTTTTCAAGATAGCAAGTCTACAGTTAAACAGAATGGACTACTTGTAAACTCTGAGAAATTGGAATGCAT AAATGAACCTGTATTATCAGTGGCTCAACAATCAAGAAAACGGACTAAAAATATGGCCAAATCTCAAGGAGAGAAAGTTGATGGTCATCTACCAAGTAAACATGTGAAAGTGGAACAGGGGAGGCTAAATTTTGCTGCTACCAACTCTTTGCTTCAAGAAGAATCTTCTGTTCTCTTGCAGAGCTTAGCTGATATTAGTCAACATGATcagaaattgcataaaatgttgAATTCTTCTGTAAGATCTTCAATTAAGAAACCTGCTAACATTGGAACTAAGTCTGAGCACTCGTCACAAACTGGAATCTCAAATGATGATGATGCTTCTATATCTCCACAAAATTCAAAGGATGCTGATAACTATAACAATGTAACCATCCACCCTAGCAATATAGGAAATTATACAAACTCTGTAGCAACACACCAGAATTATCTGGAAAAAAATTATAGTAAACAACTTGAGTCTCCGTTGAGCGAGCTGATGATTGATGAGAATGAGGAAGGAATTTCCGCCAAAGTAGAACAGAGGGAGAGGAGGGCAGCATTTGGTGAACTGCCAGATCTTAATCTTCCTGTTTATCCAGTTCAACCCGAGGTAAGCAATTGTATCTCCAAATTTCAACAACATACGAGGACTTGA
- the LOC108473956 gene encoding AUGMIN subunit 1: MNEMISGVGEQVVTDATKGGGSNAARIAEVKAWLAAQFDAAGKEVPDFEYTPRSIAHLYNLATVSQAKTQAANIVANDFRQKAAEYRSQAARIREILENVGLAQESLPSNVVASAQVLANVANLLNIRDTELSSFLVAMGDISLRKTGVDEKRAKVHKESKTLLEYTRKAIARLTYLKRTLAQLEDDVAPCDAQMENWKTNLGVMASKERQYKQQYNNYKALLNRVGYTPEINHGVLVEMAEHRKDLEKKTKPILDTLRSYQDLPPDKALAALAIEDKKRQYAAAEKYLEDVLQSALATSD, encoded by the exons ATGAATGAAATGATCTCCGGAGTGGGTGAACAGGTGGTAACGGATGCAACAAAGGGCGGCGGATCCAATGCCGCTCGAATTGCGGAAGTGAAGGCGTGGCTGGCGGCTCAGTTCGATGCCGCCGGGAAAGAAGTCCCTGATTTCGAATACACTCCGCGAAGCATTGCTCATTTGTACAATCTGGCTACCGTCTCGCAGGCAAAGACTCAAGCTGCCAACATTGTTGCCAACGATTTTCGCCAGAAAGCTGCCGAATACCGTTCTCAAG CTGCCCGAATTAGAGAGATATTGGAGAACGTAGGATTAGCGCAGGAGAGTTTGCCGTCAAATGTGGTTGCATCGGCGCAAGTTCTGGCAAACGTTGCTAATTTGTTGAATATTCGAGACACCGAACTTAGTAG TTTTCTTGTAGCAATGGGTGATATTTCTTTGAGAAAGACTGGGGTAGATGAGAAGAGGGCTAAAGTGCACAAAGAGTCCAAAACTCTTCTTGAGTATACTCGAAAAGCAATAGCTAGGTTAACCTATTTGAAAAG GACATTAGCACAACTAGAAGATGATGTGGCTCCATGTGATGCTCAAATGGAAAATTGGAAGACGAACTTGGGTGTTATGGCATCAAAGGAGCGACAGTACAAGCAACAGTATAACAACTATAAG GCATTACTGAATCGTGTGGGCTACACACCTGAAATTAATCATGGGGTGTTGGTTGAAATGGCCGAACACAGGAAGGACTTAGAGAAGAAGACCAAACCCATCTTAGATACTTTGAGGAGCTACCAGGACCTACCTCCG GATAAAGCTTTAGCTGCCTTAGCAATTGAGGACAAGAAAAGGCAGTACGCTGCTGCTGAAAAATACCTGGAAGATGTGTTGCAATCAGCCCTTGCTACATCAGATTGA